Part of the Vigna angularis cultivar LongXiaoDou No.4 chromosome 1, ASM1680809v1, whole genome shotgun sequence genome, CTGcacatgagttttacaaatattattttcttggacttggaattgtatataaatgtcataataatGGTCTTAGCAacacttttatgtttaaatattgctaaggaagaaaatgaaacttcaaaatgaatgtcattGTCATAGTTGATCTCGCTGTGGAAAACCTTTGCCTAAAGTgtccacttattttgcctttgttACCAAAgttgtttctgcaccatgagttttacaaatattgtttccttTGCACAATTCTTTTGTTCATACTTAATGCACAGTTCATCATTTATTCTACTTCTACATAGAACCCTATACATACAAAATTTCCTAAataatgacatccaaatttCGTAGGGACTACAGTACATACATCGTAAACAATGATCATTCTcatctttaaatttgattatgaaTAAATGTAATCAATACATTTCTTTGAACATTTCtaacaaaaaatatgtatattaagACCTCATCAATACATATTCAAAAAGTTGTAAACAAAACATCAATCACATTGCAAAAATTCTTATTCAACGACATCTACATAAGGCCTTAATCTTGTAACACTTCATCCCTCCGCACATTGTCCACATCCAAGATCCAACCACAAACATATTTCTCCCTAACCTGTTGCACTTCCTCCTGCAAAGAGATAAATAcacaatatatcaataaaatgcaaCATCTTCTATCAAAGCtcccaaaaatgaaaatttttacaCCTTACATTTCTGTAGGTGGGCATTGTGTTGCTTTCGTATTCCTCAGCGACATCCCACAACtccataaatttcaaaacaataactccACAATCATACCGACATCAAacaaagtccaaaatacaaataatgttatttaacatatcaatgaaacaataaaattttttatttgcagaaataagcattaaaaacttacaagtttggttggCTTGGAGTGTGCAAGTGTTGTACCTGCAACGTAGTTGACCTAGTTGTGCAAAACATTTGCCTGAAGTCctcacttattttgtctttgctaccactgcagtttctgcaccatgagttttacaaaaaatggttccttggacatggaattgtatataaatggcataataattgTGTCAAAAGAACTAAACCAGTAAATGgtcaaaaaaattagaaaaaaacttcataCTTTCCACCCAAAAACGCCATCAACCACTAAATCTTCTACACAACTTCAACCCACACTAAACCATACCTTGAGAGGGTCCGGCGAcactccggcgatgctccgACGGCACTCCGGCGACCACCGCAAGGGTCCGACACAGGGAAGGAAGCGGGTGGGAGGAATCGAGACTCAAAACGCGCCCTTAGTTGGCTTGGTCGGAGGGAAGACGATGCCGTCTTTGTTTCGTCTGCCAACGTCGGAGCTGCAGCGACCCTGAATCGGAACTGGCTGGGTGGAAGAAGACGGACTCCGGCGGCACTCGTGGCTGGTCGGAGGAAGACGCACTCTCACTCTAGGGTTCCCGCTCTCTCTCAAGCTTCTCTTCTCTCTACCAATGTCCCAAATTTAAAATGTGAAAACTGGAAATGGAACCCCGAAATTTCAAACCTCTCTGCAAACTCTCTTTCCACATCATTAAAAATTCTCTTTCCAGTTTCCACGTGGACCACTACTATTTTGACATCTGTCCCatatcaaaatgttgtcaaattctGTTGTTGAAGTATCATTTCCCGTTTGATAATCACAAagatgtttcttatttttataacaaataagaaacatatatattttcGCACAGTTCATATATCtatgtaataatataattttaatttttgtattatatatgaattttatttttactgatgTATAacgtttattgttttttatccttttaaaaattgaaaatgattatTTCCCGTACCTAGTATTATATTTCATTGCTCAAATAACAAACATGTGATATacttcttataatttttaaaacatatacagtacatttttaacaaaagaacaataaagattaaaatagaatttaaaattttaaaaatatgaaataataagtTATTCGTTATTTATGGAAagactgaaataaaaaaaaaatactcggACGAAATACgtaatttctgttttttatgataaaaaatttcttattttacaaACACTTAAAccgatatataaatataatcttattatataaaacataaattaactactcaatctaaaatttttaaaatatgatgatgctattttcttttaaatatgaaaaagcaaatcttaatattttatatagagAAGTATCCTTGCCAacgaaaataaattattattcctTGAAGTAAAATCAgggttaaattatttattgtaaaaaggTGTCAAAGTGATAGAGATGCCAGTTTAGGAATAAAAGAAAGcaataatgaaaaatgaagtGGTAAGATGGATAATCATAGTATCCAAAGAATTATTAATCCATCGAATCCACCATTAATATCATAGCAACTATATTTATATCTTCTTATCAGCCACTCTGTTCTTCGTCAcctactattttattttctcccaAAACACCAACTTGCAGTGCAAGTTTATACATCAACAAAATccagagaaaaaacaaaaaacttaccTCAATGATTCCTTCTTCTGTTTCCTTTCTGCTTCTCTTCCTTTCTGTCTTCGCACCTTCTGCTCTTTCCGATCCAAGAGCGCAGAGAGCCGCTCTGCTATGCACCAACCGCACAGTTTCCTCCCTTTCTCTGCGCCAAGTTTTCGTCACAAACTTTGTGGCGGCGATGGACGCGTTGACTCCTCTGACGACGGCTCGACAGCACGGCGCCGTGGTTAAGGGGTCAGGAAACGTCACCGTTTACGCCATGGGTGAGTGCATGAAAGACCTCTCGCAGTCGGACTGCAATGTGTGCCTGGCGCAGTGCAAGACGCAGCTCCTCTCGTGCCTCCCTTTCCAGAAAGGGACACGGGGTGGTAGGTTGTTCTTCGACGGCTGCTACCTCCGCTACGACGACTACAACTTCTTCGCCGAGAGCATCGGCGACCAAGACACCACTGTGTGCGGCAACAGTGGGAGTATTAACGGTAATAGTAATAATAGTGTTGGTGCTAGCAGTAGCCATATTTATAAGGCCAACGCTTTGGAGCTAGTTACGAACCTGAGCGAAGTGGCGCCCAAAAACGATGGGTTTTTGGTGGGGTCGGTGGAGAGAAAAAACGTGAGTGTTTACGGGTTGGCTCAGTGCTGGGAGTTTGTGAACGGAAGTGTCTGCAAGAAATGTTTGGCGGATGCCGCTACGAGGATTTCTTCGTGTGCAACACAAGAAGGGAGGGCGCTAAATGCTGGTTGTTACTTGAGGTACTCTGCGCAGAAGTTTTATAACAATTCAACCGATGTTACAATTTCTGGAAATCATGGTCAGTTATACTCTCTCTGTCTTTTCCACGTcgtttttctttgattttattgaTGGTGTTGGATTTTAGTTAGCTTATTATGATTGATTCTCCCATCCTAGTTAGCGTTCCTCTGATTAGAATGCATTTTCGGTGCCGTATATGACAATATAAATAAGGATTTAAATTGAGGTTGCGGTCACACTTTTGTCACCGTCCTTGATATTTGCGACAAATTTGGTCATGTTTTGAGTCTATGAGACCTTAAAACCTTGATGTTGCTTAAATTTAGGTTATATACCATTTTGTAAACCATTGATTGTGAAAAATTGCAGAACATGTCGTTGAATTGATCACGGATCATTTTGCTGAAACCTGGAAGACTCAAACATACCATATATGCAGAATTTTATGTAGATATGTTTGCTTATTTTGTTCCATTGAGTGGTTTTCAAAAGGAGGGATTTATTGTTCAGAGTAATTTTGGGTGGATCGTTTGTCCTTGATGTATGTTTTCTTATGGAATTTAACTAtcttgttaattttaaaataggcATTATTGTGAAGAAATAAAATACCTACAGAAATCACCTTTCTGATAAAATATGTCACTAAAGCTGTAAAGCTGTGTTGCTGGCATTTAATGTTAGGACGACGGAGTCTATCTAAAATTCTGGTCGCGTCCGCTGCTGCCGTGGCTCTTCTGCTGGTTGTTGCAACGGTTGTTTTCTTTATAAGGAAGAAAATTGTGACAAGGAGAAGAGGTATCAATATTTGATATTTAGGACTGAGATTATTAGAATGTTAATACTGAAAGTTTTTGAATTGTTCTTACCTCAGAAAGAAGACAGTTTGGTGGCTTTCTCGACAGAGTGAATAAGTCCAGGCTAAATATGCCATATGAGATTCTTGAAAAGGCAACAGATTACTTCAATGATGCCAATAAGCTAGGACAAGGGGGGTCAGGTTCTGTTTATAAAGTATGTATTTTCTGAGCTTatgttttattatcattttgtaCAAACTAATTGTTGCTAACATTTTGCTGCAAATTAGGGAGTTATGCCAGATGGGATTACTGTTGCCATAAAAAGGCTAAGATTCAACACAACACAATGGGTGGATCATTTCTTCAATGAGGTCAATTTGATAAGTGACATTCAACACAAAAATCTTGTAAAACTTTTAGGATGCAGTATTACAGGACCTGAAAGCCTTCTTGTTTATGAATATGTGCCTAATCAGAGCCTCCATGATCACCTTTCTGGTTGTAACTTTATCTCTGATGTCCAGTCATAAACAAAGTTCctttctttaaaagaaaattttcttatcATATATCCTATGAATTTCTCCAGTTAGAAGAATTTCTCATCCGCTGAGTTGGGAATTCAGGCATAAGATTATATTAGGAATTGCAGAGGGCTTGGCCTACCTTCACGAGGAATCACATTTGAGAATCATTCATAGAGACATAAAATTGAGCAACATTCTACTTGAGGAGGACTTCACACCAAAGATTGCTGATTTTGGACTTGCTAGATTGTTTCCAGAAGATAAGTCTCACATTAGCACAGCCATTGCTGGTACGCTGTAAGTGCATGACCCTCTTCTGCATCTTATGTTGTTCTGTGTGTGCCATCAATGAGCGAAATATCTTGCACAGACCTTAGATAAGTAGAAGGTGAATTTTCGTTATACTGGATGCCTTCTgttaattatttctttataatgCATACTACTTACTAGCTTTGTCAAAGACCAACTGATTGCTATGTTGCATTCtataatgacatttttttatctattccGCATTGTATTCCAATAATTCCTCTGTCTACATAAATGGTTGATTCTTTTCTATGCACTCTTAATAATCTTTGCGTCGCTGTGTGGGGTTTGTATTAACAATCATATTTTACACTCCGAAAATTCATGGTTGAGGAGCACTTCTACATCTTATGTTACAAAGGATATATACTTGAACCCTTTAGCTGACTTCTGGATCCTAAAGATTTGAAACATGATTCATATATTGTTCCTGCATGATTCACTTACATTTGATCATGTGTTCGTATTAGGGGGTATATGGCTCCAGAGTATGTTATTCGTGGGAAGTTGTCTGAGAAAGCAGATGTTTACAGTTTTGGAGTTCTAGTTATTGAAATTGTAACTGGCAAAAGAAACAGTTCCTTTATTATGAATTCATCCTCTCTCCTACAAACGGTAATTGTTTTCATCTGGCATGTTGCTACGGCATACTACttcatttaatgatttttaacaaGACAAGCATTCTCATAAGTAGAATCCCTTGGTTGATGATCATTGTACAAGGTTTGGAGCCTCTATGGATCAAATAGACTATCTGAAGTTGTTGTTCCGACCCTTGAGGGTCCTTTTCCGGCAGAGGAAGCATGCCGACTACTTCAGATAGGACTGCTTTGTGCACAAGCTTCTGCAGAGTTGAGACCATCGATGTCAGTAGTAGTTAAAATGGTTAATCAAAATCACGAAATTCCTCAGCCGACCCAACCGCCATTTATTCATTCTGGTAGTTCAGAACTCAGCAGATCTGGTTTACCTGGATATAATTTTCAGCCTGGATCCAACACTCAGTCTTCAGCAAACACCGTGACTGAAAGTCTGgttgaacctagatgaattacattACAAACATTTCTCCGGTACTACATTTGTGCTCACAGTCACAATCCCCAAGTACTCTTATAGAAGTTGTGGCATGCTTGCTTTCATGAAAAAGCAAGGCAATGCTGTTCTGCATGTCTAAGTGAATTAAATCGAGAGTGACAAAACCCTTCATATGAATCATATGCCAACGGTTAAGACCGATTGCTATGTATACAGATAACAGTTTCACAAATGGCTGCAaggtaaaaaagttaaattttgcCGAAACTTATACATTTCATATCACACAGGTCACTTACAAAAGAATCAATAAGTAGGCTGATCTCTGCTAAATTAATACTACATGTTTTTAACCTTTGAGTTCTCTACTAACACCTGCATGGAGTTATCTACTACCAAGAATTTTACATGTAACCACcagaaattattatttatttacattttattcttttgtgtaatagaaaattattttatgttccTTATACTATTgttatttactattattttgtttgaatatgggtaacaaaataagaaaattatctattaaatGCATACCGATAAACCTTTGGTTCAGTAATAAAAATGCCATTTTGTTTCATTACCAGTGTCTTTGGCTATTGAGAAAAACCTTCCCCGTGCCAAATGCATAACTTGTGTATATTTTATGGttgctttgaaaaaaaaatcgaaaatGGTTGTTTCGTCAACGTATGGGTGTTTTTTTCTTTGACTAAGCAAGTCTTAAAAAGTAGAAAGTATGGGTGTTTTTTTCTCAGTTAACAATTTCAACTCTACAGGGTAAGTTATGGGCAATGGAAATAAATGCAGAGAGGACCACGCAAATTATTTATCTAGATAGACCCGCATGATGTGCCGCTACATTATATTCTGGAAGAATATCACAATCTATAAGTtacattaatttattctttctatttactatttttcaaatttgtattttttatttgttttatacatattaaaaataggTTTGATAGATCATtctctcatatatttttttatcaaatttctaaatttcattctattatttacttaaaaaacaatttatcgTATGCCTTTTTGTGATGAAAGTGTAACGTCTTGTTTGCGTCAAAGGATAGAAAGCGTGTTAATGACTACAAAAGTCAACAGCAAAAAACGACAAATTGAAAGGTACAAAATAGTAGAAGATAAGTTCAGAGTTAAAACATCCACGTTAGGAAAAGGTTTATccttaatgatattttaaaaaaataaaaataaaattatctatacATACATTCTTAATAATTCTGTAACATAACATATTAGAAATCATTTCAATTAATGGGATAACAAATCACATTTTAGTAGGTTAGATGAGATGAAACAAAACTGAAAACTCTAACTCATTCcgtcaaattttaattatcgaACCAATCTGCAAGTCAAAGCCTAGTTTGATAGTCCTACTCTTTTttctcaattattattatttgaaacaattatattatcttaacatttaaaagaaataacaaataaaaatgaacacattttttacataaaaaaagaaacaattaaaaagaaaagggacgAAGTAAGTCATCGTACCACAATAACTTAAAGGAGGTTGATCTCAGTTTGATCTCCTTCACGGTAGCATATTAGTTTGTAATTTTATACTTTGAGGATATATATAATGTTGGAATGTGTTTATTagaaataagattaatttatattatataaattagtataaatcttaatttataaattgattatataagtaaagatttgaaatttaatttttattatagtatttAGAATCATAAATTAAagtctattttaataaaatttgaggTAGAACACTGATTATATTGTGTACTTTAGTACAATAAAAGGTGTATATATGATTTTgggtttttattaaaaaaatgaggtATAAGATAAAGTTGAACCCTTGTTTGGATGGTCAATGTGGGACCTAACCGCGTAGATGCATTATCTATCTTTTGCGACTTAACATAATGTCACGTTGTGTTGCTTACTTTCAACTCTTCTTTTCAAGTTTCAACCAACATTCAAACTACCACATTGTCTCTCCCATACCACTCTATATAATCATTGACTTTCTAATTTCCTCTGTAAAATGGAATCAATATGATGTGAGATCTGGTGGAGACATCAACTCCATTCACGCCTTCAACACACAAAGCACAGGTAACAACTTCACTTCTTTAATGCTTCACAAACTTCAACAGGAAGAACATGTTAAGCATGTGATTAAAACATTATCGTTTTTAATTCACTTTACTTGGTTGGTTGTCTTCGCTGTCTTTGATGACATTTTTATACAGCTACTATGATCATGCGTACTTGTGTTCCTTCTTCAcgcattttctattttctttttcccttaAAAAGCTCTGCCATGTGAATGGAAATGATTCTGACGCAACCCCCTTCTAGTTTCTAGATAAAACTTTCAGTGTCCACACCAACCGCGTATTTTCTGAACAGTTTTAAGAgtaaaaagaaatgtttttttcATATTGATTGTTTTGTTTGCCATTAGCAGAGTGTTGGTCGGTTTCAACAGCACTAAGTATACGTTTCTTTCACCAAAGTTATTCTCTGTGCAAGTGTGAAAATAAACTGCCCCCAAGATCTGCTTTTTCAATACTGGCAGGCTGCCAAAGACACAAGAAAGTATTGTATTCTCTCTATCAATCTTTACGTGAAATGATCAATATTTCTACTTTAAAAGAAGTGAGTTAGCTATCATGTCCGGATTGGTTGGTGGTCCTGAATTTCTCCATTTCACTTGTTTGGGAAGTTCAGGTAAGGACCAAGAAAGTTGTCAGCCGACTTTGTTTTCTGCCTTTTCACACAACTTCAAATGAGTTCCCATTGCCCTTCCTTTCTGAGGAACATAACACTTCTGGAATCTCATTACTAGGAATAACTAATGATGTTTGACTAAAATGTGTTATTACGTGcaacatttatttttgtaaaatgttCTTCCTTAGTGAACGATGTAATCAtatagggtttgcttgataagTTTCTTGGTAATTAtttgagagaagaaaatgaggaaAGCAAACTGtaggacaattttttttttcttttttccatttttcttctaCAAGTACCTCTGTAGAAATTTATTCAGACATGTCCACGACAAGTGATGCTGCCTAAACAGTCTAAAGGCTCTATCACTTGTTTTCTGCAGATCGTAGTTCAGAAGGCCTAGTTTCATCAGTACCAGAGAAAGTGATTAGATCCTATCATCACAGAATATGGAAAGAACAACCCCAGTTGTCTATTTCCAATGCTTTATTTTCCTTCTCATGAAGACTGTGTTGTTATCGAAAACAGTGATTGCAGAACCAAGGGCCAATACTGTCAATACAACATGTGGCCACAAGTTAGAGCACAACTCCACTATCTTTGTTCCAAATTTTGTTGCAACGATGGAGAAGATTAGTGAACAGATGAGAATCACTGGTTATGGCACAGCAGTTGTAGGGACAGGAGGACCTGACACTA contains:
- the LOC108341152 gene encoding cysteine-rich receptor-like protein kinase 3 codes for the protein MIPSSVSFLLLFLSVFAPSALSDPRAQRAALLCTNRTVSSLSLRQVFVTNFVAAMDALTPLTTARQHGAVVKGSGNVTVYAMGECMKDLSQSDCNVCLAQCKTQLLSCLPFQKGTRGGRLFFDGCYLRYDDYNFFAESIGDQDTTVCGNSGSINGNSNNSVGASSSHIYKANALELVTNLSEVAPKNDGFLVGSVERKNVSVYGLAQCWEFVNGSVCKKCLADAATRISSCATQEGRALNAGCYLRYSAQKFYNNSTDVTISGNHGRRSLSKILVASAAAVALLLVVATVVFFIRKKIVTRRRERRQFGGFLDRVNKSRLNMPYEILEKATDYFNDANKLGQGGSGSVYKGVMPDGITVAIKRLRFNTTQWVDHFFNEVNLISDIQHKNLVKLLGCSITGPESLLVYEYVPNQSLHDHLSVRRISHPLSWEFRHKIILGIAEGLAYLHEESHLRIIHRDIKLSNILLEEDFTPKIADFGLARLFPEDKSHISTAIAGTLGYMAPEYVIRGKLSEKADVYSFGVLVIEIVTGKRNSSFIMNSSSLLQTVWSLYGSNRLSEVVVPTLEGPFPAEEACRLLQIGLLCAQASAELRPSMSVVVKMVNQNHEIPQPTQPPFIHSGSSELSRSGLPGYNFQPGSNTQSSANTVTESLVEPR